Proteins from a single region of Chloroherpeton thalassium ATCC 35110:
- the rsmA gene encoding 16S rRNA (adenine(1518)-N(6)/adenine(1519)-N(6))-dimethyltransferase RsmA, with protein MEIKYKDTAVSSKKSFGQNFLVDSNISRKIVRSAEIAEHDNVIEIGPGFGSLTKIISEVMPRFTCVELDHKLADFISREFPNVNLISDDFLKVDLAKLAETKPLTVLGNIPYAITSPILFKLIENRAHIDRAVLMMQDEVARRLTAEPKTKQYGILAVQLQAFGKPEYLFKVPKTVFKPRPEVESAVVRIDFSKPVEIKNPSEFQTFVRTAFRMRRKTLANNLKGKYDVSALAPEVLKKRAEAFSVTEFVALYEQV; from the coding sequence GTGGAAATAAAATATAAGGATACTGCTGTCTCGAGCAAAAAAAGTTTTGGACAAAACTTTCTGGTTGACTCAAATATTTCCAGAAAAATTGTCCGCTCGGCGGAAATTGCCGAACATGATAATGTGATTGAAATTGGACCTGGCTTCGGCTCGCTCACAAAAATCATTTCCGAAGTAATGCCGCGCTTCACCTGCGTGGAGCTTGACCATAAACTTGCCGATTTTATCTCGCGCGAATTTCCCAATGTGAATCTTATTTCAGACGATTTTTTGAAGGTGGATTTGGCAAAGCTCGCCGAAACAAAACCCCTAACGGTTTTGGGAAATATCCCTTACGCCATCACTTCGCCGATTTTGTTCAAGCTGATTGAAAATCGCGCCCACATCGATCGCGCGGTTTTGATGATGCAAGACGAAGTCGCCCGCCGGCTGACCGCCGAACCGAAAACGAAGCAATACGGCATTTTGGCCGTGCAACTGCAAGCGTTCGGCAAACCGGAATATCTTTTCAAAGTGCCGAAAACGGTTTTCAAACCGCGCCCGGAAGTCGAAAGTGCCGTCGTTCGAATAGATTTTTCTAAGCCGGTTGAAATTAAAAATCCTAGCGAGTTTCAAACTTTTGTGCGCACAGCATTTAGAATGCGCCGAAAAACGCTCGCCAATAATTTGAAAGGGAAATACGATGTCTCCGCTCTCGCACCCGAAGTGCTGAAAAAACGAGCCGAAGCATTTAGCGTGACGGAATTTGTGGCGCTTTATGAGCAGGTTTAA
- a CDS encoding FAD-dependent oxidoreductase, whose product MSSTGKKSVLILGGGLAGLTAAKRLIDRGFDVKLIEKRNIFGGKVSSWQDGEGDWIESGTHCFFGAYDVLYDLMREIGTYDAVLWKKHELTYTLAKGENFTFRTWKAPSPFHLTPAIIANNYFSFSEMFTFTKALIPLVLKRDKYPPTQDHLTFAEWAKNFGVKDRFLQKMYRPMALALKFIPPEEITAKIILDVTEVFLRIPHASRMGFLKGAPDQHLIQPLVNYVTDKGAVVQKDIKAKSLMFDGEKITGVELTNGEVLSADYYLSALPIHNLNKVVPENLRQKHSVFETIRSFKGVPVISVQIWYDKQISDIDNVLFSPDGVIPVYADLANTTPEYRTLRGKPYKGKSRFEFCVGPAKELMRLSDEEIVKRVHESICDCYPNESKGAKILKSTVVRIPQSVYAPLPNFDAKRPPQKSPVKNLFLAGGFTQQPYYDSMGGAVFSANLASEGICNAAGVKY is encoded by the coding sequence ATGAGTTCTACGGGAAAAAAAAGTGTGTTGATTCTTGGCGGCGGTTTGGCTGGTCTGACTGCTGCAAAACGCCTGATAGATAGAGGGTTTGACGTTAAGCTGATTGAAAAGCGAAACATTTTCGGCGGAAAAGTTTCCTCTTGGCAAGATGGCGAAGGCGATTGGATAGAGTCTGGCACGCACTGTTTTTTCGGTGCGTATGATGTCCTCTATGACCTGATGCGCGAAATCGGCACATACGATGCGGTTTTGTGGAAAAAGCATGAACTCACCTACACGCTCGCCAAAGGCGAAAATTTTACCTTCAGAACTTGGAAAGCGCCCAGCCCATTTCATTTGACGCCGGCTATCATTGCCAATAATTACTTTTCGTTCAGCGAGATGTTCACCTTCACGAAGGCGCTCATCCCGCTCGTGCTCAAAAGAGACAAGTATCCGCCGACGCAAGACCATCTCACATTTGCCGAATGGGCGAAAAATTTTGGCGTCAAAGACCGGTTTTTGCAAAAAATGTATCGCCCGATGGCGCTTGCCTTGAAATTCATTCCGCCGGAAGAAATTACGGCCAAAATTATTTTGGATGTGACGGAAGTTTTCTTGCGCATTCCGCATGCCTCACGAATGGGCTTTTTGAAAGGTGCGCCCGATCAACATTTGATTCAACCGTTAGTGAATTACGTGACCGATAAAGGCGCAGTTGTTCAAAAAGATATAAAAGCAAAATCGCTCATGTTTGATGGGGAAAAAATTACCGGCGTTGAGCTCACAAACGGCGAGGTGCTTTCAGCAGATTATTATTTGTCGGCGCTGCCGATTCACAATTTGAACAAGGTCGTGCCCGAAAATTTGCGCCAAAAACACAGCGTTTTTGAGACGATAAGAAGCTTCAAAGGCGTTCCGGTCATTTCGGTTCAAATTTGGTATGACAAGCAAATTTCCGACATCGACAATGTCCTCTTTAGCCCCGACGGCGTCATTCCTGTGTATGCCGACCTCGCAAATACGACACCGGAATACCGAACTTTACGCGGCAAACCTTACAAAGGAAAATCCCGATTTGAATTTTGTGTGGGTCCGGCCAAAGAATTGATGCGTTTATCGGATGAGGAAATCGTAAAGCGCGTGCATGAAAGCATTTGCGATTGTTATCCGAACGAGTCCAAAGGCGCAAAAATTTTGAAATCTACGGTGGTGCGAATTCCGCAGTCGGTCTATGCGCCGCTGCCGAACTTCGATGCCAAGCGCCCGCCGCAAAAGTCGCCGGTGAAAAATCTCTTTCTCGCCGGAGGTTTCACGCAGCAACCGTACTACGATTCAATGGGCGGCGCGGTTTTCAGCGCAAATTTGGCTTCCGAAGGCATTTGCAACGCGGCTGGCGTGAAATATTAG
- a CDS encoding U32 family peptidase C-terminal domain-containing protein: MPVKLPELLIPAGDLSKLRMALAYGADAVYVGASGFSMRPDGVSFSPETLREALQLVKAHGKKLYVAINSMLFDEDIDLIRTWLHETKDIAFDALIVSDAGAFSLIQEIRPEINIHISTQMSTANTPAARFWKKLGAERIVLARECTLAQAKAIAAESGIEVEVFVHGAMCVAVSGRCLLSAYFCGKSGSKGVCKQSCRWEWQLVEQKRPDETIPVFETERETIFLGSKDLCLIEHIPLLVQSGVNSLKVEGRMKNEFYVASVTRAYRAALDSYAKNPDTYTFDPAWLKDLEAISHRLYSTGFAFGYPSDAPDSLQTHNKYIGTALTQGFVEEVSGVWHKISVKNPFCVGDALEWIAPKTPAGRVRIAEIRDEKSRPSERAICGKHVQVRFENDVVLSALTIFRREKEA, from the coding sequence ATGCCAGTGAAATTACCCGAGCTGCTCATTCCCGCCGGAGATTTGTCCAAACTGCGCATGGCGCTTGCCTACGGCGCCGACGCGGTTTATGTTGGCGCATCCGGTTTTTCCATGCGACCCGACGGCGTTTCATTTTCGCCCGAAACCCTTCGCGAAGCCTTGCAGCTTGTGAAAGCTCATGGAAAAAAACTTTACGTTGCCATTAATTCCATGCTCTTCGACGAAGACATCGATCTGATTCGAACTTGGCTACATGAAACCAAAGACATCGCTTTCGACGCGCTGATTGTCTCCGATGCAGGCGCATTCAGCTTGATTCAGGAAATCAGGCCGGAAATAAACATCCACATTTCCACACAAATGAGCACCGCCAATACACCAGCGGCGCGGTTCTGGAAAAAATTGGGCGCTGAACGAATTGTGCTTGCCCGCGAATGCACGCTCGCGCAAGCGAAGGCCATTGCAGCGGAAAGCGGCATCGAGGTAGAAGTGTTTGTGCATGGCGCGATGTGTGTGGCGGTTTCGGGACGCTGTTTGCTTTCGGCATATTTTTGCGGAAAAAGTGGATCGAAAGGTGTTTGCAAACAATCTTGCCGCTGGGAATGGCAACTCGTAGAACAAAAACGCCCCGATGAAACCATTCCAGTTTTCGAAACCGAGCGCGAAACCATTTTTCTCGGATCAAAAGATTTGTGCCTAATTGAGCATATTCCGCTTTTGGTGCAAAGCGGCGTCAATTCATTGAAAGTGGAAGGACGCATGAAAAATGAATTTTATGTCGCGTCGGTGACCCGTGCTTATCGCGCGGCACTGGATAGCTACGCGAAAAATCCCGACACTTACACATTTGATCCCGCTTGGCTGAAAGATCTCGAAGCAATTAGCCATCGGCTTTATTCCACAGGATTTGCATTCGGTTATCCGAGCGACGCACCGGATTCACTGCAAACACATAATAAATATATTGGGACAGCCCTCACACAGGGATTTGTTGAGGAAGTATCGGGCGTTTGGCATAAAATTTCCGTGAAAAATCCATTTTGCGTGGGCGATGCGCTTGAATGGATTGCGCCAAAAACACCAGCAGGACGGGTGCGCATAGCCGAAATCCGTGACGAAAAATCACGGCCAAGCGAGCGCGCTATTTGTGGAAAGCATGTTCAAGTCCGCTTTGAAAACGATGTTGTTCTTTCTGCTCTGACGATATTTCGCCGAGAAAAAGAAGCGTAA
- a CDS encoding YbaB/EbfC family nucleoid-associated protein, which yields MQLGDMSAMLKQVQQMSEKMQEAQKQLESMTAIGESGGGLVKAMANGKHEIISIQIDKDVLDDVDMLQDLIVAAVNQALTEATKMAQEEMSKVTGGMMGDMNFLKNLNMGG from the coding sequence ATGCAATTAGGAGACATGTCCGCGATGCTCAAGCAAGTTCAGCAAATGAGCGAAAAAATGCAAGAAGCCCAAAAACAGCTTGAATCAATGACCGCAATCGGCGAATCTGGCGGTGGCTTGGTGAAAGCAATGGCAAACGGAAAGCATGAAATCATTTCCATTCAAATTGATAAAGATGTCCTTGATGATGTAGACATGCTTCAGGATTTGATTGTTGCTGCGGTCAATCAAGCGTTGACGGAAGCCACCAAAATGGCGCAGGAGGAAATGTCGAAAGTGACCGGCGGCATGATGGGCGATATGAATTTTTTGAAAAATTTAAACATGGGCGGTTAA
- a CDS encoding Ppx/GppA phosphatase family protein produces MILQNEQKPLRLAAIDMGTNSFHMVIVEVLPDLGFLIIDRAKDMIRIGESSITTKQLSPKAMEQGIQSLITFRKLAEQRGVNSVHIIAFATSAIREAQNGAAYMKQIADTVGIKTRIISGEEEARLIYLGVRNAIDIGSKKAFIFDIGGGSVEFITGDGRRPNMLESRKLGVARMYERFVTTDPIELKERHLLEQYFNVELEDIAKFVNKVGFDIAIASSGTIENIARMIFLQNGMRTDKLNGQSFSVKDFKRLAKQVIGMKSAARREIPGLDPKRVDLIIPGLLLVCKITRMFNIKDIVVSESALREGMIIDYLSTHFSDYRKTHYFPNIRRRSVIELGRRFQWDKAHASHVALLATKLFKKLQELHKLGDSEQELLEYAALLHNVGCFISMSKHHKHSHYVIMNGGLRGFHPNEIEIIANAVRYHRKSPPSEGHENFKKLSSKEQQIVRHLSEILRVANSLDRGHRQNVTNLDVEITAKKILLKLETHIDSEIEVWSVEREENYFEELFQRKLEVSIL; encoded by the coding sequence ATGATTTTACAAAATGAGCAAAAGCCACTTCGGCTTGCCGCTATCGATATGGGCACAAACTCATTTCACATGGTCATTGTGGAAGTTTTGCCCGACTTAGGATTTCTCATTATTGACCGCGCCAAAGACATGATTCGAATTGGGGAAAGCAGCATCACCACGAAACAGCTTTCCCCAAAAGCAATGGAGCAAGGCATCCAGTCGCTCATAACGTTCAGAAAGTTGGCCGAACAGCGCGGCGTGAATTCGGTTCACATCATCGCTTTTGCAACCAGCGCCATTCGTGAAGCCCAAAACGGCGCGGCATACATGAAGCAAATTGCCGACACCGTTGGCATCAAAACCCGAATTATCAGTGGCGAAGAAGAAGCGCGACTCATTTATTTGGGTGTCCGAAATGCCATCGATATTGGCTCAAAAAAGGCATTTATTTTTGATATTGGTGGTGGTTCGGTCGAGTTCATCACCGGCGATGGCCGCCGTCCAAATATGCTCGAAAGCCGCAAGCTCGGTGTTGCTCGCATGTACGAACGCTTTGTGACGACCGATCCCATCGAGCTCAAAGAACGCCATTTGTTGGAACAGTACTTCAATGTTGAGCTGGAGGACATTGCAAAATTTGTCAATAAAGTTGGGTTTGATATCGCAATTGCTTCGTCTGGCACCATTGAAAACATCGCGCGAATGATTTTTTTGCAAAACGGCATGCGCACAGACAAGCTCAATGGACAAAGCTTTTCCGTGAAAGATTTCAAGCGACTTGCCAAACAAGTGATTGGCATGAAATCCGCCGCACGACGCGAAATTCCTGGCTTAGATCCAAAACGCGTCGATTTGATTATTCCTGGCTTGCTTTTGGTTTGCAAAATCACGCGAATGTTTAATATCAAAGACATCGTGGTTTCTGAGTCGGCGCTCCGCGAAGGCATGATTATCGATTACCTTTCCACCCATTTTAGCGATTACCGCAAAACACACTATTTCCCAAACATTCGGCGACGAAGCGTTATCGAGCTTGGCCGGCGGTTTCAATGGGACAAGGCTCACGCTTCGCATGTTGCCCTGCTTGCCACAAAACTGTTTAAAAAGCTTCAGGAACTACATAAGTTGGGCGATTCCGAACAAGAATTGCTCGAATACGCGGCGCTTTTGCACAATGTCGGTTGTTTTATTTCCATGTCGAAGCATCATAAACACAGCCACTACGTGATTATGAATGGCGGGCTTCGCGGTTTTCATCCCAATGAAATTGAGATCATCGCCAATGCGGTTCGGTATCATCGAAAGTCGCCGCCAAGCGAAGGGCATGAAAACTTCAAAAAACTTTCGTCTAAAGAGCAGCAAATTGTTCGGCATCTCTCGGAGATTTTGCGCGTGGCAAATAGTCTGGACAGAGGCCACCGTCAAAACGTCACAAACCTGGATGTGGAAATTACAGCTAAGAAAATTTTGCTGAAATTGGAAACTCATATTGACTCGGAAATTGAGGTTTGGAGCGTCGAGCGAGAAGAAAATTATTTTGAGGAGTTGTTCCAACGAAAGCTCGAAGTGAGCATTCTTTGA
- the recR gene encoding recombination mediator RecR has protein sequence MRYTSHAVETLIDEFAKLPGIGRKTAQRLTMFILHEEKEKVESLAQALLDLKNKVSYCSLCQNVTDKEIDPCNICTSVKRDKRVVCVVEAPNDVLAFEKTNQYNGLYHVLHGVISPLDGVGPDDLKVKELIHRLSETDPETSIKEVILAINPTVEGETTVLYLSKLLKPLGVKVTRIARGIPIGTELEYIDDATLTRALEGRSEL, from the coding sequence ATGCGTTACACTTCTCATGCGGTTGAAACCTTAATAGATGAGTTTGCAAAGCTTCCTGGCATTGGCCGAAAAACAGCACAGCGCCTAACGATGTTTATTCTACATGAGGAAAAAGAAAAAGTGGAATCACTTGCGCAAGCTTTGCTGGATTTGAAAAATAAGGTGTCGTATTGTTCTTTGTGCCAAAATGTGACGGATAAGGAGATTGACCCCTGCAATATTTGCACAAGCGTGAAGAGGGATAAGCGAGTCGTTTGTGTGGTCGAAGCACCAAACGATGTCCTCGCCTTTGAAAAGACCAATCAATATAATGGTTTATACCATGTGCTGCATGGCGTGATTTCACCACTGGATGGCGTTGGGCCAGATGATTTGAAGGTGAAGGAATTAATTCATCGGCTAAGTGAAACAGATCCCGAGACATCGATAAAAGAGGTCATTTTGGCGATTAACCCAACGGTGGAAGGCGAAACGACGGTGCTATATCTCTCCAAATTGCTAAAGCCGTTAGGTGTGAAAGTAACCCGAATTGCGCGTGGCATTCCGATAGGCACGGAGTTGGAATACATCGACGATGCCACTTTGACGCGAGCGTTGGAAGGCCGCTCAGAGTTATAA
- a CDS encoding phosphoglucomutase/phosphomannomutase family protein, giving the protein MKIKFGTSGWRAIIADEFTYGNLTLVLEAIVRYLKEEKLGEKGIVIGRDTRFLGEEFSKLAAQTLAANGIKAFMCDRDVPTPVISYEITRRKAGGGLNFTASHNPPDYQGIKFSTADGAPALPEVTKKFEAYFSELYEAEQKNPTVRNYESFDALKENGMIEIINPQETYLARLKELVDTDVIAKSGLKVVYDCMYGTARDYTDKFLTDLGVDVEIMNNHRDVYFGGRPPEPSEPHIPELIARVKERGASGEFVIGIANDGDADRYAAIDSTGTYLQANQLLAILFHYALNHKPEWKGCVVRTLATSHLIDAIAKKEGVKLYDVPVGFKYIGEVMMREDMILGGEESNGLSVFRHIPEKDGVLACLLFVEITARTGKPLSEYLKSLYETYGHFYTMRENYRLSEEKKNALLSSLQNETPTEIAGQKVVKVDRRDGVKMICEDESWFLVRFSGTEPVVRFYAEAGSQERLNEILAFGKSLL; this is encoded by the coding sequence ATGAAAATTAAGTTTGGAACATCCGGCTGGAGAGCCATCATTGCCGACGAATTTACGTACGGCAATTTAACGCTCGTTTTGGAAGCCATTGTTCGATATCTGAAAGAAGAAAAGTTAGGCGAAAAAGGCATCGTCATCGGACGCGACACGCGCTTTTTGGGCGAGGAATTTTCAAAGTTGGCCGCGCAAACACTCGCGGCAAATGGCATCAAAGCGTTTATGTGTGATCGTGACGTGCCCACGCCGGTTATTTCCTACGAGATCACTCGCCGCAAGGCGGGCGGCGGCCTGAACTTCACCGCTTCGCACAACCCGCCCGACTATCAAGGCATTAAATTTTCTACTGCCGACGGTGCGCCGGCGCTGCCCGAAGTCACCAAAAAGTTTGAGGCGTACTTCAGCGAGCTTTACGAAGCCGAGCAAAAAAATCCGACCGTGCGCAACTACGAGTCGTTCGACGCCCTGAAGGAAAATGGCATGATTGAAATTATCAATCCGCAAGAGACCTATTTGGCGCGACTCAAGGAACTCGTCGACACGGATGTCATTGCAAAATCCGGCCTGAAGGTCGTTTATGATTGTATGTACGGCACGGCTCGTGACTACACGGATAAGTTCCTTACCGATTTGGGCGTGGATGTGGAAATCATGAACAATCATCGCGATGTTTATTTCGGTGGTCGTCCGCCCGAGCCGTCCGAGCCCCATATTCCTGAGTTGATTGCGCGCGTGAAAGAGCGCGGCGCGTCGGGCGAATTTGTCATCGGCATTGCAAACGACGGCGACGCCGACCGTTACGCCGCGATCGATAGCACCGGCACTTATTTGCAAGCCAATCAATTGCTCGCCATTTTATTCCATTACGCGTTGAATCACAAGCCAGAATGGAAAGGCTGCGTGGTGAGAACACTTGCGACTTCGCATCTCATCGACGCCATTGCGAAAAAAGAAGGCGTGAAGCTCTACGATGTGCCGGTCGGCTTCAAGTACATCGGCGAAGTGATGATGCGCGAGGACATGATTTTGGGCGGCGAAGAGTCCAACGGTCTTTCGGTTTTTCGCCACATTCCCGAAAAAGACGGCGTTTTGGCCTGCTTGCTTTTTGTTGAAATCACGGCCAGAACTGGCAAGCCGCTTTCGGAATATTTGAAATCGCTTTATGAGACTTACGGCCATTTCTACACGATGCGTGAAAATTACCGCCTGAGTGAAGAAAAGAAAAACGCATTGCTGAGCAGCCTTCAAAACGAAACGCCGACCGAAATTGCCGGCCAGAAAGTCGTCAAGGTCGATCGTCGCGACGGGGTGAAAATGATTTGCGAAGATGAGAGTTGGTTCTTGGTGCGTTTCAGCGGCACGGAGCCAGTCGTTCGTTTTTATGCCGAAGCCGGCAGCCAGGAACGCTTAAACGAAATTTTGGCGTTTGGAAAATCACTGCTCTAA
- a CDS encoding transketolase family protein, with the protein MENLSNGTETRHLESRGNKATRKGFGEALLEVGKDERVVALCADLTTSVNMHLFQKAYPARFFNVGIAEANMTSMAAGFATAGKIPFTATFANFATGRSYDQIRQSVCYSELNVKICASHAGLTLGEDGATHQILEDIGLMRGLPYMSVVVPCDYSETKRATMAVAQHEGPVYLRFGRPDVPDFSSDDVPFVIGKSIELNPGTDATVIACGVMVWKALQAAYQLEAEGISVRVINMHTIKPLDTEAILAAAKETGAIVTAEEHQINTGLGDAVANVVVRQQPVPMEMVAVEDQFGKSGKPDELLEKYGLTTENIIEKVKAAISRKAS; encoded by the coding sequence ATGGAAAATTTGAGTAATGGAACAGAAACCCGCCACCTTGAGTCGCGGGGAAACAAAGCGACTCGAAAAGGCTTCGGGGAAGCACTTCTTGAGGTAGGAAAAGACGAGCGCGTGGTCGCGCTTTGTGCGGATTTAACCACGTCGGTTAATATGCACTTGTTTCAAAAGGCCTATCCTGCGCGTTTTTTTAATGTGGGTATTGCGGAAGCCAACATGACTTCCATGGCTGCCGGATTTGCTACGGCTGGAAAAATTCCGTTTACGGCAACTTTTGCCAATTTTGCAACCGGTCGCTCTTATGATCAAATTCGCCAATCGGTTTGCTATTCCGAATTAAATGTTAAAATATGTGCCTCACACGCCGGCCTAACGCTTGGCGAAGACGGCGCAACGCACCAAATTCTTGAGGACATCGGACTCATGCGCGGGTTGCCGTATATGAGCGTGGTTGTTCCATGCGACTATTCCGAAACGAAGCGTGCCACAATGGCGGTTGCTCAGCACGAAGGCCCCGTTTATTTGCGTTTTGGCAGACCCGACGTTCCCGATTTTTCATCGGATGATGTGCCATTTGTGATTGGAAAATCCATCGAGCTAAATCCCGGCACCGACGCCACCGTGATTGCTTGTGGCGTGATGGTTTGGAAGGCTTTGCAGGCTGCCTATCAACTTGAGGCGGAAGGCATTTCGGTTCGCGTCATCAACATGCACACCATCAAACCGCTTGACACGGAAGCTATTCTTGCGGCGGCGAAAGAAACCGGCGCGATTGTCACCGCTGAAGAGCATCAAATCAACACCGGGTTGGGCGATGCCGTTGCCAATGTAGTTGTTCGTCAACAACCCGTACCGATGGAGATGGTTGCTGTTGAAGATCAGTTTGGCAAGTCGGGCAAACCGGACGAACTTTTAGAGAAATACGGCCTAACAACTGAGAACATTATCGAGAAAGTAAAAGCGGCTATTTCGAGAAAAGCCTCATAA
- a CDS encoding (2Fe-2S) ferredoxin domain-containing protein — translation MLLAFREEIGKQHCEQIEAVESKCLGACTEGCVVLVHPDNIWYGKVTEADVAEIVHEHFINGKPLERLQLKQYSVPLKPLEIGNPKI, via the coding sequence GTGCTTCTCGCTTTTCGCGAAGAAATCGGAAAACAACATTGCGAGCAGATCGAAGCGGTTGAGAGCAAATGCCTTGGCGCATGTACGGAAGGCTGCGTTGTGTTGGTTCATCCTGATAATATTTGGTATGGCAAAGTAACGGAAGCCGATGTGGCGGAAATTGTTCATGAGCACTTCATCAATGGAAAACCACTGGAACGCCTACAGCTTAAACAATATTCCGTGCCGCTAAAGCCATTAGAAATAGGAAATCCAAAAATTTAA